The Apium graveolens cultivar Ventura chromosome 6, ASM990537v1, whole genome shotgun sequence genome contains a region encoding:
- the LOC141665647 gene encoding uncharacterized protein LOC141665647: MLSKPLDGESLVLYLAVSEYSISAVLVREEDGRQSPVYYVSKRLHDAETRYTSMEKQVYALILASRKLRPYFQAHRVEVHMAYPLRASLSYFLLEFDSEVDDKALVTLHPPHVEESLEEFPHPWWILHVDGAVNNGGAGTGLVLVSPEGHHLMSAIHFKFYATNNDVEYEALINGLKIALEMGVRNLIARSDSELVVK; the protein is encoded by the exons ATGCTGTCAAAACCATTAGATGGAGAATCTCTAGTACTATACCTCGCAGTGTCTGAGTATTCAATCAGCGCAGTTCTAGTAAGAGAGGAAGATGGGCGGCAGTCACCAGTGTACTACGTGAGCAAGCGGTTGCACGATGCTGAAACTCGCTACACAAGCATGGAAAAGCAGGTTTATGCCTTGATCCTTGCATCAAGGAAATTACGGCCATATTTCCAGGCCCATAGAGTTGAAGTTCATATGGCATACCCGCTACG GGCAAGCCTTAGCTATTTTttgttggaatttgattctgaagttgatGACAAAGCTTTAGTGACGCTACATCCACCTCATGTTGAGGAGTCTTTGGAGGAATTTCCACATCcctggtggatcttgcatgtggatggggcagttaacaatggaggagcaggtACGGGTTTAGTACTCGTGTCTCCAGAAGGCCATCATCTGATGAGCgcaattcatttcaagttttatgcaacAAATAATGATGTGGAGTATGAAGCGTTGATTAATGGCCTAAAGATCGCTTTGGAAATGGGAGTGCGAAACCTAATTGCGAGGAGTGATTCAGAGCTAGTGGTGAAATAG